The following is a genomic window from Sphingobacterium spiritivorum.
ATCGAACTTAACCTGATTGCAGGAAATGAGCAGAAAATTGTTACAGATATCGAAAGCCAACTGGCAAAAGATCCGACAAACAAAACATTATACTACTATCTGGGTATAGCACGCAGTGCTACGAAAGAGACAGACAAAGCATTGGAAGCTTACAAAAAAGCGATCGAATTAGATCCTAACTATTTTGAAGCAAATACAAATGCTGCTGTTACGATCATGAACCTGGTTAGAGAAGACATCAACAAAGCTAACAATGACCGTTCATTGAAACCGGCAGAGTACAACGCTGCTGTAGCTGCTGCTAAGGACAAACTAAAACCAGCTTTACCTTACTTGTTGAAACTGGTAGAATTAGAGCCTAAAAATGTAGATTCGTTGAAATACCTGAAAAGTTACTATGACTTCATTCAGGATGAAGCAAAAAGTAAAGAAGTGCAGGCAAAAATCGATGCTTTAGACTAAGCAACGGTTGCTATAAACAAAGAAAGTCCCGAATAATTCGGGACTTTCTTTGTTTATAGTCAGCATTTTTTAGGTCTACCCTTTCTCTCCTTTTCAAGGAGAGATCCCGATTTATCGGGAGAGAGGTTATATAGCCAATACAAAAACGACTTCCTCTATACAGTTGGCGAGGACGCCAACTGACGCAGAAGAATTCTCTCCAACTATATAAGAAAATATTCTTACTTCCCGGCTTTGAGTATTCCCTTACAGATATCAGAGATCAATCCCGGCCCTTCATATATAAATCCGGTATACACCTGTATCAGACTGGCTCCGGCATCCAGTTTCTCAATCGCGTCCTGAGCCGAATGTATGCCCCCTACCCCTATTATCGGAAAGGAACGGCCGGATTTATCAGCAAGGTATCTGATGACCTCCGTAGAACGGTTTGTCAGCGGCTTTCCGCTCACTCCTCCGGTTTCTTTGACCAGATTCGGGTCACTTTGTAATCCATCTCTCGATATAGTAGTATTTGTCGCAATAACACCTGCAATTTTAGTTTCCTGTACAATCTCCACAATATCGTCCAGCTGACTATCCGTAAGATCCGGAGCAATCTTCAGAAGAATAGGTTTGGAAACTCCATCTTTATTATTGATATCCATCAACTGACGCAGAATATTCATCAACGGCTCCTTCTCCTGCAGATCACGCAGTCCGGGTGTATTCGGCGAACTGACATTCACCACAAAGTAATCTACATAGTCAAACAGGGCTTTGAAACAGTAAATATAATCCAGCACAGCATCTTCATTCGGAGTTACTTTATTCTTACCGATATTCCCGCCGATAATAATATTACCGCGTTGTTTGAGGTGCCTCAATCTGCCGGCAGCAACATCTGCCCCCTGATTGTTGAAGCCCATACGGTTTATAAGTGCTTTATCAGATACCAATCGAAACATACGCGGCTTATCATTGCCGGGCTGAGGTCTGGGTGTAACGGTACCGATTTCTATAAAACCGAAACCAAAGTTGACCATTTCATCAATATATTCTCCATTTTTGTCAAAACCTGCCGCCAGACCGACCGGATTTTTAAATTTCAATCCGAATACTTCACGTTCCAGGCGTTTGTCCTCTACTGTATAAATAGATTTCAATAAGGATTTGGCTCCCCATATTTTCGTGAACGTCTGCAATCCTCCCGTTACGGTGTGATGGGCAGATTCAGGATTCATGGAGAAGAAAAATGGTTTGATCAGTTTGTACATTTTGCAAAGGTAGAGAAAGAAGCATAAATTTCACTATTTTTGCACCTGAAATGATATCTATAAATAACTTAACATTTGAAATTGGCTCCCGGGCATTATACGACGAGGCCAGTTGGCACATCAAACCAGGCGACAAAGTAGGTCTGATCGGAGCCAACGGTACCGGTAAATCAACTTTATTACGCCTCATCGTCGGACAGTACACACCGACTTCCGGTACAATTTCTATGGCCAAAGACTTAAAGATTGGTTATTTAAACCAGGATTTATTGTCATACCATTCTGATAAAAGTATTTTACATGTGGCAATGGAGGCTTTCGAGCGCCAAAACCAGCTTCATACAGAAATAGAAAATCTTCTACAAAAATTAGAAACCGATTATTCAGACGAGATCCTGAATAAACTCAGTGATAAGCAGATGGAGTTCGAAGCACTGGACGGTTACAATATCGAATTCCGTGCACATGAAATACTGGCGGGTCTGGGATTTTCAGAAGATGAGCAGAAGAGACCCTTAGCAACCTTCTCCGGAGGATGGCGCATGCGTGTCATGCTGGCGAGGATCCTGTTGCAGACACCTGATATACTGTTATTAGATGAGCCTACCAACCACATGGATTTACCTTCCATCAAGTGGTTAGAAAACTATCTGCAGGCATTTGAAGGCGCTATCGTCATCGTTTCGCACGACAGGTACTTCCTGGATCGTATTATCAAAAAAACCGTAGAATCCCGTAAAGGAAAATTGACTCTTTATGCCGGAAATTACAGCTTCTATCTGGAAGAAAAAGCACTGCGCAGTGAGATTCAGTCTAATCAATTCAAAAACCAGCAGGCAAAAATCAAACAGGAAGAACGCCTCATTGAGCGCTTCAGAGCCAAAGCATCGAAAGCGAAGATGGCACAGTCCCGTATTAAAGC
Proteins encoded in this region:
- a CDS encoding quinone-dependent dihydroorotate dehydrogenase produces the protein MYKLIKPFFFSMNPESAHHTVTGGLQTFTKIWGAKSLLKSIYTVEDKRLEREVFGLKFKNPVGLAAGFDKNGEYIDEMVNFGFGFIEIGTVTPRPQPGNDKPRMFRLVSDKALINRMGFNNQGADVAAGRLRHLKQRGNIIIGGNIGKNKVTPNEDAVLDYIYCFKALFDYVDYFVVNVSSPNTPGLRDLQEKEPLMNILRQLMDINNKDGVSKPILLKIAPDLTDSQLDDIVEIVQETKIAGVIATNTTISRDGLQSDPNLVKETGGVSGKPLTNRSTEVIRYLADKSGRSFPIIGVGGIHSAQDAIEKLDAGASLIQVYTGFIYEGPGLISDICKGILKAGK